GGGCTTGGCGCTGAATTTGAACCTCCAGTACGCCTCGGGGAACACCTCGGTGACCCAGGAGATGGACGCCTATCAGTCAGCGGCCAAGCAGGCGGGTATCACCATCAACCTGAGTTCGGCGACCTTTAATACGGTGATCGGCAATGCTGCACCGTGCAAACCCAGTCAGGCTGCCTGTAAGTGGGAGATGGAAAACTGGGCTGGTGGCTGGGAGTACAGCCCGGATAACTATCCGTCTGGTGGTGAGCTCTTCGGTACGGGTTCAGGATCGAACTTCGGTAGCTACAATAGCTCCGAAGCCAACACCCTGATCGCGGCGACCCATACGTCGTCTAACCCACAGGCGGCTCTCGATGCCTACCAGAACTACATGGTCAAGAACCTGCCGGTGATCTATCAGCCATCAGCTGACTATTCGATCTCGTTGATCTCGAGCAAGCTCCATGGCGTTACCCAGAATCCGTATCTCAATCTCACACCTGAGAACTGGTACTTCACTAAGTAACTACCATTAGCCTATTACTATAAGCTGACTGTGAATGATGGTCCTGAGCGATAGCAACTACGCTGCAGCTCAGGGCCATCGTTTGCGATCCATTCACTATCGCTAGAGGGGAAGCCATGGTTGGTTACACCATCCGCCGAATCATTCAGTCCATAATCGTGGTGCTCGGTGTCCTGGTTATCATGTTCATCTTGCAGTCACTGCTGCCTGATCCGGCGAGAGCTATCGTGGGCGTGCATGCCTCCCCTGCTGTTGTCCACGCTTTCATTGTGCAAAATGATCTCAACAAGCCCTTTTATATCCAGTTATGGCATTACTTAGTGCAGGTCGTATGGCACCATTCCCTGGGTCGCTCTTACAAATTAAACGAATCGGTGGGATCGATCATCGGTCGCGATGCTCCGAAGTCGCTGCTGCTCGTTGGCGTTGCATTGTTGATCTCGATCGTCGTGGCCGTCCCGATCGGCATCTTCCAAGCTGTGCGACGCAACAAGGCCAGTGATCAGGTTGTCACTGGTGTCTCGTTTATCTTGTACGCCATGCCGACGTTCTTCCTAGGCGAACTGCTCATTCTTTTCTTCTCCGAATACTTCCACTTATTTCCCGCCGAGGCGCCACAAGGCTCCACTGTCGGACAGATCTTGGCACAGCCCAGCGGCCTCGTTCTCCCGATTGCGACGCTCGCTCTGGTAAACTTCGCTGGATACTCACGTTTCATGCGTTCTTCGGCTATCGAATCCCTTGCACAGGATTTCATCCGTACCGCACGGGCGAAGGGCCTCTCCGAGCGTGCGGTACTTTTCAAGCACATGTTGCGCAACTCACTCATCCCGATTGTGACACTCATCGGCCTCACGCTTCCGGCAGTGCTTACTGCGGGTCTGATCACCGAGGTGCTGTTTAACTTCCCAGGCATTGGCTCGGACTACATCACGGCTTTAACCAGCCAGGACTACCCAACGGCGCTAGGGATCACTTTAATCGTTGCCATTGCTACCGTTCTTGGTAATTTGCTTGCCGATATCGCCTACGCGGCCCTTGATCCGCGCGTGCGCTACTGAGTCAGGAAGGAATCCATCCATGTCCATCACTGAGGATCTCAATCCAGAACTTGAGGGCGAGTTTGCCGCCCCGTTTGCCAACCCTCCGGGCGGACCGATCCCAGATGGTGGCGACGTCTCCGGGTCGGGTTCGGCTGCCCGCCTGATCGTCCGCACTTTTTTTGACAACAAGCTCGGTATTCTCGGCATATCCCTCCTGGTATTGTTGCTGCTGTTCAGTTTCGTAGGGCCATTGTTTTACCATTCGGATACGGTTGTCGCCACGTACAACATCAACCTGCCACCGGGTGCTGGTCATCCATTGGGGACCGACCCAAGCGGCCGCGATGTCTTAGGTCGACTCATGATCGGCGGCCAGGATAGCCTCATCATTGGCATTATTTCGGCGCTCGTTTCCACCATCATTGGAGCCCTCTGGGGTGCCATCTCTGGATTCTTCGGTGGGGTCGTCGATACGGTCCTCATGCGTATCGTCGATGTCCTTCTCGCCATTCCGACCATCTTTATCTTGCTCTACCTCGAGACCATCTATCACCCGACCGTCCTCCTACTCATCATCACTATTTCCGCCGTGTCGTGGCTCACCGCTGCCCGTTTGGTCCGGGGTGAGACCTTGAGTCTGCGTACGCGTGAATATGTTCGTGCGGTCCGGATCATGGGTGGCGGGAGATTGCGGACCATCCTCCGCCATATTATTCCCAACACCATTGGCGTAATCGTTGTACAAGCCACCTTCTCGGTTGCCAACGCGATTCTGCTGCTCGCGACGTTAGGATTTCTCGGTTTTGGCCTCGCCCCACCAGCTGCTGACTGGGGTTCGATGCTTTCTGGTGGAGTTAGCTATATCTACGACGGTTACTGGTGGCTTATCTACCCCGCCGGTGTCCTTATCGTCTTGGCGGTTCTGGCGTTTAACTTTATTGGTGATGCCGTGCGCGATGCCCTCGAAGTTCGTCTGCAGCGGCGTTAAGGACTACTGAACTCTGGCTAGCCCTACGCGCAAGTTCGCCTGGTAGCCTGTTGGCATTGTGACTCATCAACATCAAAAGAAGGTCGTGAAGTCTTCGAAGCTGCGTCGGCGTCGTCGTCTGGTAACCGCCCTCGTTGGCTTTCTAGTCTTGGTTCTCATTCTGGGGATCGGTGGCTACGTCTACGTGCATTATCGCTACGATCAAATTGGGCGGGTTCACGTCGATGGACTCACAACGCAAGCAACAGGCGGCAAGCCCGAGAACATACTCTTAGTCGGTGACAACAGTCGCTGTACGCTCAAGAAGTACTCAAGCTTCTATCAGCAGCAGAACAACCATTTCGGCACCTGTTCGGAAGTTGGGGGCGGCAGGAGTGATGTAACGATGGTGCTCCATCTCGACCCGGCGACCCACTCGGCGTACCTCCTCTCCATCCCTCGAGACCTTTGGATGCCAATGCCAGGCGGGCATGGGCTCCAGTTGCGGGTTGATGATTCCCTGAACTCTGCTGAAGACTCCTATCTCCATCTCAAGTTTGGACCAACCATGTTGGTCAAGGCCATCCAACAGGACCTTGGTATCCCCATTAGCCACTACGTCGAACTCAATTTCTACACATTCGAAAAAGTAGTCAATACGCTTGGTGGCGTTACCATCGACTTCCCAACCAAACTCAAGGATTACTACTCTGGGCTCAACATCACCCAACCAGGATGCCAGCATCTCAATGGCACCCAGGCCCTCGCGCTCGTTCGAGCTCGGCACCTCTACTACTACGATCCAACGACAGGTACCTGGAAATACGACGGTACCGGAGACCTGGGGCGCATCCAGCGTACGCACATCTTCCTAAGGGTACTGGCGTCTCAGGTGAAGTCATCGGCCCTGTCTAATCCGCTGAACGCCAATGCTCTCCTCGGTTCCATCCTTCCGGCGCTCAAACTCGATCAGGGGTTTACGTTGAGCGACCTCGTCTCGCTTGCGCTGACATACTCGCACGTCAATCCTGGGTCGATCCCCACTACGACGCTCCCGGTGATTATCCCCAACGGTACGTTCCACGATCTCGCGAATCCGAGCAACTATCAGGCGCCAGGCTCTATCGTTCTTCCCTACCAGCCAAACGACCTTGCCCAGATCTCGAAGTTCCTCGGCTCCAGTGCCACCGACTATCAGGCGGTCAAGCCGAGTTCCGTAACGGTATCGGTACTCAACGGCTCTGGTGTGACCAACGAGGCCGCGCAGACCGCCTCAGCCTTGCACGCGTTGGGATATCAGATCCAGGGCACTGGCAACGCCACGTATGCAGGCAACGATTCTGAGGCAGTAGTCTCCTACCGGCCCGGTGATCTCGCGATGGGTGAGAAGGTGCTGTCATCCCTCACCGGCCAGGCGATCATGGCGCAAGGTCCAAGCTCGCAGGCTGCAGATGTTGTTGTCACAACCGGTTCTACGGTGGCTGTCGATCCCCCTAGTGGCACATCGGGGGCTTCGTCGTCGAGCTCCTCGAGTTCCACATCGACGAGCTCCTCGAGTTCCACATCGACGAGTAACCTTCAGACTGTTAGCCAGATTGCCAACACCAATCTCTGGCGCTCCTCTGAGCCGATCAGCTGGTGGGATCCAAAGGCTTGCCCGACGAAGTAGGGCTTACCCGACCTGCACTGCATCTGCCGTTCCAATGGCATGAGATTCCCGGAGCAGTCAGTACGCGACGGCGATGCTCATCATACATGGCTGGGCCCGTTAACGGAGGCTGGAGCGGCCGTGGTGAAAGAGCCTTGGCTTCAGATGGGCGCTTCCACTGCGAGTTCATTGGACTTCAACACAGCTGGAGTACCACGGTACGTCGCACGTCGAGGTTGCCCGAAGCATAGTCATGGCGCTCTCCTTCACCTCGCAGACCGTCTCTTTGTATCGCAACAGAAGCAGCCACCCATAGGTAGATGTTAGATTTTAGCTTCGCTGAGCATCGATGCAATCGAAGGAGAACCGATAGATCACCTGGGACAAGTGCTTAGCCCTAAGCAGCAAGCCTCGCAGTATCACCATAGCGTCGCTCACCACCAACAACGTCTCCCGTCACCGGCATACCGGAGACCACAAGCGAACTCGAGGAAAAATCGCATCCGCTGTCTTTGTTGGAAGGCTTCCTCCGCAGCGGTGCCGACGGTTTGATAGCCGAGCCCTACCTGTTCAGACTACGAAGGCGTTGGGCACAGCAACAGCCATCCGATCCCTGCGTATGGTGGTTGCTGCGTACCCCAGCCACCGCCCACTAGGAAGGCAGCGCACCTGCGGCTTTAGCGGCTGTCAAAGGATGCGATGGCTACGAACTTTGAGTACACTACCCAACCGTCGCTGCAACAACGGCAATCATCCATCACCCAACGCCACACAGAATGTTCAGTGGGATTGAGCAAATGCGGACGAACGCCCTGTAGCGTCGACCAGGACACCATCTCTGTCAAGTTCGCTGACCGGACCCCCGTATGATGACTCTAGGCGCGCGCTGTGCGCAGCTGCCCACATGCAGGCTAGCCAGCGGCTTCTACCTCGGCAAAGCGTGGCGCCTGCGCCATCGGGAAAAAGCAGGCAGCGTAGTGCTCATCGCCGTATTGGGTATACTCTGGCTGCTCCTCGGCACAACGGGCTTGTGCGTACGCACATCGCGTCCTAAATCTACAGCCAGATGGTGGCGTGATCGCCGAAGGGATCTCACCACGAACGGTACCGTGTTCTTTAGCAAGTTCGGTCTCCGGGTTCGCCTCTGGGACGGCATCGAGCAACATGTGGGTGTAAGGATGCTTTGCCCGCTGAAAGATGTCGGCCTCCGTTCCCAATTCCACCAACTTTCCAAGATACATAACAGCGA
This window of the Ferrimicrobium sp. genome carries:
- a CDS encoding ABC transporter substrate-binding protein produces the protein GLALNLNLQYASGNTSVTQEMDAYQSAAKQAGITINLSSATFNTVIGNAAPCKPSQAACKWEMENWAGGWEYSPDNYPSGGELFGTGSGSNFGSYNSSEANTLIAATHTSSNPQAALDAYQNYMVKNLPVIYQPSADYSISLISSKLHGVTQNPYLNLTPENWYFTK
- a CDS encoding ABC transporter permease — encoded protein: MVGYTIRRIIQSIIVVLGVLVIMFILQSLLPDPARAIVGVHASPAVVHAFIVQNDLNKPFYIQLWHYLVQVVWHHSLGRSYKLNESVGSIIGRDAPKSLLLVGVALLISIVVAVPIGIFQAVRRNKASDQVVTGVSFILYAMPTFFLGELLILFFSEYFHLFPAEAPQGSTVGQILAQPSGLVLPIATLALVNFAGYSRFMRSSAIESLAQDFIRTARAKGLSERAVLFKHMLRNSLIPIVTLIGLTLPAVLTAGLITEVLFNFPGIGSDYITALTSQDYPTALGITLIVAIATVLGNLLADIAYAALDPRVRY
- a CDS encoding ABC transporter permease, whose protein sequence is MSITEDLNPELEGEFAAPFANPPGGPIPDGGDVSGSGSAARLIVRTFFDNKLGILGISLLVLLLLFSFVGPLFYHSDTVVATYNINLPPGAGHPLGTDPSGRDVLGRLMIGGQDSLIIGIISALVSTIIGALWGAISGFFGGVVDTVLMRIVDVLLAIPTIFILLYLETIYHPTVLLLIITISAVSWLTAARLVRGETLSLRTREYVRAVRIMGGGRLRTILRHIIPNTIGVIVVQATFSVANAILLLATLGFLGFGLAPPAADWGSMLSGGVSYIYDGYWWLIYPAGVLIVLAVLAFNFIGDAVRDALEVRLQRR
- a CDS encoding LCP family protein yields the protein MKSSKLRRRRRLVTALVGFLVLVLILGIGGYVYVHYRYDQIGRVHVDGLTTQATGGKPENILLVGDNSRCTLKKYSSFYQQQNNHFGTCSEVGGGRSDVTMVLHLDPATHSAYLLSIPRDLWMPMPGGHGLQLRVDDSLNSAEDSYLHLKFGPTMLVKAIQQDLGIPISHYVELNFYTFEKVVNTLGGVTIDFPTKLKDYYSGLNITQPGCQHLNGTQALALVRARHLYYYDPTTGTWKYDGTGDLGRIQRTHIFLRVLASQVKSSALSNPLNANALLGSILPALKLDQGFTLSDLVSLALTYSHVNPGSIPTTTLPVIIPNGTFHDLANPSNYQAPGSIVLPYQPNDLAQISKFLGSSATDYQAVKPSSVTVSVLNGSGVTNEAAQTASALHALGYQIQGTGNATYAGNDSEAVVSYRPGDLAMGEKVLSSLTGQAIMAQGPSSQAADVVVTTGSTVAVDPPSGTSGASSSSSSSSTSTSSSSSTSTSNLQTVSQIANTNLWRSSEPISWWDPKACPTK